Below is a genomic region from Arcanobacterium haemolyticum DSM 20595.
GCTTCACGCGCCTGACGATGCCTTGCGCGACGATCTGATTCCGATCAATTCGCGCTACAAGGTGGGCGAGTTGCTTGATGCAGCGCGGCATTATTTTGTGCGTACGGGCCGCCGGGTTTCGATTGAGTATGCGCTGATTAAGGACATGAATGATCACGAATGGCGCGCTGAGTTGCTTGCGGCCGAGTTGAATTCGCGCGGGCACGGTTGGGCGCACGTGAATCCGATTCCGCTTAATCCCACGCCGGGTTCGATTTGGACGTGTTCTACGCCGGAAACTACCCGTACGTTTGTGCGTACGTTGAGTGATGCAGGGATTTCGACGACGATCCGTGACACCCGCGGTTCTGACATCGACGGCGCATGTGGCCAGTTGGCAGCCGAAGTGGTTGATCGTGAACACGTGTCACGCCGTGCAGCGAAAGCGCAGGCGGCGGTTGATGCACGCATTGAATCGCATCGTAGCGAACCGATTGATTTTGATTCAACATTGGCGGCGATTGCTGCTTCTGGAGAAGGAGAAAACTAATGAAAGAAACGTTTGCGCGGGTTGGATGGTTCCGGCACGGATACGATCCGGCTAAAGTTGATGAGTTTTTAGAAAACGCAAAGTCTGCCTACGATGTTTCTGCTGACGTCGATCATCAGGCTAACGAAGACATGGTTCGCCACGCTTCTTTCCCATGGGTGCGCAACGGGTATCATGCCCAGTTGGTGGATGCTGCGCTTGATCGTTTGGAACAGGCATTCACGCAGCGCCGCCGTGCGGCGCGAGTTCATGAGGAAGGCGAAGATGCGTGGTTGCGTAGCACGTATGAGCGCGCCACGAGTATGTATCCGCGGCTTCGCCGGCCGGCAGGGCAGCGTTTTGCGCATGCGGATGGGCGTGGCTATGCGATTGATGAAGTGGATGCGTTGATGGATCGCGTGATCGCCTTCTTCGACAAGGCTGAACCGTTGACGTCTG
It encodes:
- a CDS encoding DivIVA domain-containing protein, with the protein product MKETFARVGWFRHGYDPAKVDEFLENAKSAYDVSADVDHQANEDMVRHASFPWVRNGYHAQLVDAALDRLEQAFTQRRRAARVHEEGEDAWLRSTYERATSMYPRLRRPAGQRFAHADGRGYAIDEVDALMDRVIAFFDKAEPLTSAEVRQMMFTSAKGANAYDEAVVDVFLDRVVSVLMSVE